A genomic stretch from Spongiibacter nanhainus includes:
- the rsxD gene encoding electron transport complex subunit RsxD has translation MAFMKISSPHAHGPMSTARVMRLVLFATVPGLVALTWFFGFGTLVNVLWASLTALAFEALALKLRRRPLGFYLSDCSALVTAFLLGIALPPASPFWLIAVGTGFAILICKQMYGGMGYNPFNPAMAAYVLLLISFPVDMTTWLAPRGAVDAGQLLGPVDAILRCFGLLNPVDAVTMATPLDVVKQNDALLMEDLWSQSAQFGQWGGLGWEWVNLGFLLGGIYLLYKRVFTWHAPVSMLVALAVMSLLFYDGGSSASPGSPLFHLFSGATMFGAFFIVTDPVTSAVSNRGRMVYGALIGALVFVIRAWGNYPDAVAFAVLLMNFAAPFIDHYTQPRTYGHRRKKAAKE, from the coding sequence ATGGCATTTATGAAGATCAGCTCCCCCCACGCCCACGGGCCCATGAGCACCGCCCGGGTGATGCGCCTGGTGCTGTTCGCCACGGTTCCAGGGCTGGTGGCACTGACCTGGTTCTTTGGCTTTGGCACACTGGTCAATGTGCTGTGGGCCAGCCTCACCGCGTTGGCCTTTGAGGCCCTGGCACTGAAACTGCGCCGACGCCCACTGGGTTTTTACCTGAGCGACTGCAGCGCCTTAGTCACGGCGTTTTTGCTGGGCATTGCCCTGCCCCCTGCGTCGCCATTCTGGTTGATTGCCGTGGGTACCGGCTTCGCCATCCTGATTTGTAAGCAGATGTATGGCGGCATGGGCTATAACCCATTCAACCCCGCCATGGCCGCCTACGTCTTGTTGCTGATTTCCTTTCCGGTGGATATGACCACCTGGCTGGCGCCGCGGGGCGCAGTCGACGCCGGCCAACTACTCGGCCCGGTAGACGCCATACTGCGCTGTTTTGGTCTTCTCAACCCGGTGGATGCCGTCACCATGGCGACGCCGCTGGATGTGGTCAAACAGAACGACGCCCTACTGATGGAAGACCTGTGGAGCCAATCAGCTCAGTTTGGTCAGTGGGGCGGTCTCGGCTGGGAATGGGTCAACCTGGGCTTTTTGTTGGGCGGCATCTATCTGCTCTACAAACGGGTCTTCACCTGGCACGCGCCGGTCAGCATGCTGGTAGCCCTGGCGGTGATGTCACTGCTGTTTTACGACGGCGGTAGCTCGGCATCCCCCGGTTCGCCGCTGTTCCATTTGTTTAGCGGCGCCACCATGTTCGGGGCCTTTTTCATTGTCACCGACCCGGTTACCTCGGCGGTCTCCAACCGCGGCCGGATGGTGTACGGCGCCCTGATCGGCGCCCTGGTCTTTGTGATTCGCGCCTGGGGCAACTACCCCGATGCAGTGGCCTTTGCGGTACTGCTGATGAACTTTGCCGCGCCATTTATCGATCACTACACCCAGCCCCGCACCTATGGGCACCGCCGTAAAAAAGCCGCCAAGGAGTAA
- the rsxG gene encoding electron transport complex subunit RsxG codes for MLGQSIGKNGAMLGLFAVLTTGVIAATYLSTRDQVRDNIRRAEEKALLDIIPRQRHDNDMLEDSMTVDNSELLGLREAKLRYLATQEGKPVAVILPATARDGYTGDIDLIVGINVDGSVAGVRVLSHRETPGLGDQVDYKKSQWVDNFQGKSLEQPPIEQWTVKKDGGVFDQFTGATITPRAVTGAVRRALQYFDAHREQLLAKMATDNQEQTHE; via the coding sequence ATGCTGGGACAATCTATTGGAAAAAACGGCGCCATGCTGGGGCTGTTCGCCGTGCTGACCACCGGTGTTATCGCGGCGACCTACCTGTCGACCCGAGATCAGGTGCGGGACAATATTCGGCGTGCCGAAGAAAAAGCCCTGCTGGATATCATCCCCCGCCAGCGCCACGACAACGACATGCTGGAAGACAGCATGACTGTCGACAACAGCGAGCTGTTGGGTCTAAGGGAAGCCAAACTGCGCTATCTGGCCACACAAGAAGGCAAGCCGGTGGCCGTGATCCTGCCCGCCACTGCCCGGGACGGTTACACCGGTGATATCGACCTCATCGTTGGCATTAATGTCGACGGCAGCGTCGCTGGCGTGCGGGTGCTCAGCCACCGGGAAACCCCAGGCCTGGGCGATCAGGTCGACTACAAGAAAAGTCAGTGGGTCGATAACTTTCAGGGCAAGTCCTTGGAGCAACCCCCAATTGAACAGTGGACGGTAAAAAAAGATGGCGGTGTCTTCGACCAGTTTACCGGCGCCACTATCACACCCAGAGCGGTGACCGGCGCGGTGCGTCGGGCCTTGCAGTATTTTGACGCCCATCGAGAGCAACTACTGGCAAAGATGGCGACAGATAACCAGGAGCAAACCCATGAGTGA
- a CDS encoding electron transport complex subunit E, with the protein MSDTSYRDLSLNGLWKNNPAIVQLLGLCPLLAVTGSVINAIGMGLATLLVLTTSNTCVSLIRNFASDAIRLPAFVMIIAAAVTCIELLMQAFAYELFQILGIFLPLITTNCVILGRADAFASKNSLLPAMYDGFIMGMGFAAVLVLLGAMREVVGTGAIFANMDLLFGEGAKAWKVVLFEDYKPVLVAILPPGAFIFTGLIIALKNMIDGQIEKRRAASSDTAPVDRRVRVTGNIS; encoded by the coding sequence ATGAGTGATACCAGTTACCGCGACCTCTCCCTCAACGGTTTGTGGAAGAATAACCCGGCCATCGTGCAGCTGCTGGGACTGTGCCCACTGCTGGCGGTGACCGGCTCGGTGATCAACGCCATCGGAATGGGGTTGGCGACACTGTTGGTGCTGACCACCTCCAACACCTGCGTCTCGCTGATTCGCAATTTCGCCTCGGATGCCATCCGCCTGCCGGCTTTTGTGATGATCATCGCCGCAGCGGTAACCTGCATCGAGCTGTTGATGCAGGCCTTTGCCTACGAGCTATTCCAGATTCTCGGTATCTTTCTGCCACTGATTACCACCAACTGTGTGATTCTTGGCCGGGCCGACGCCTTTGCCAGCAAGAACTCCCTGCTGCCCGCCATGTACGACGGATTTATCATGGGTATGGGCTTTGCCGCAGTACTGGTTCTGCTCGGCGCCATGCGGGAGGTAGTGGGCACCGGCGCCATTTTCGCCAACATGGACCTGCTGTTCGGCGAGGGCGCCAAGGCCTGGAAAGTGGTGCTGTTTGAGGATTACAAACCGGTATTAGTGGCCATTCTGCCCCCCGGTGCCTTTATCTTCACCGGGCTAATTATTGCGCTAAAAAATATGATCGACGGCCAGATTGAGAAACGCCGGGCCGCCAGCAGCGATACAGCGCCGGTTGACCGCCGAGTGCGGGTCACCGGCAATATCAGCTAA
- the pbpG gene encoding D-alanyl-D-alanine endopeptidase — MKKWCFAAVASLLMVVGPAALAGAAKQAMPKLASVSAAAMDAESGEMLLEKHANLQMPIASITKVMTAMVTLDANLDLNEKIRFSEQDRVAIDHYFSRIRTGSELPRGEVIRIALMSSENLAAASLARTYPGGSRAFVKAMNAKAAALGMSNTQFVDSSGLSEQNVSTASDLVKLVAAAAKYPTLREYSTTTVHTANFSRPRYKLAYVNTNPLVRYERWPADVSKTGYLDKAGRCLVMKTEVDGRPVVLVMLDSFGKRSPIGDAGRIKRWLETGNGGSVASSAWNYQRNKLAGYLAKQPTASLN, encoded by the coding sequence ATGAAAAAGTGGTGCTTTGCGGCGGTGGCGTCGCTATTGATGGTAGTAGGGCCTGCCGCTTTGGCCGGTGCAGCTAAACAGGCGATGCCTAAATTAGCGTCGGTTAGCGCTGCAGCAATGGATGCCGAATCCGGTGAAATGTTGCTGGAAAAGCACGCCAACCTGCAAATGCCCATTGCCTCGATCACTAAAGTGATGACGGCCATGGTGACCCTGGATGCCAACCTGGATCTGAATGAAAAAATTCGCTTCAGCGAGCAGGACCGGGTGGCGATTGACCACTATTTTTCCCGTATCCGCACCGGCTCTGAATTACCCCGTGGAGAGGTTATCCGCATTGCCTTGATGTCGTCGGAAAACCTGGCGGCGGCGTCACTGGCGCGCACTTATCCCGGCGGCAGTAGGGCCTTTGTTAAGGCGATGAACGCCAAAGCGGCAGCACTGGGAATGAGCAATACCCAGTTTGTCGACAGCAGCGGCTTGTCTGAGCAGAACGTGTCCACCGCGTCTGACCTGGTCAAGCTGGTGGCCGCCGCGGCCAAATATCCCACCTTGCGGGAATACTCCACCACCACCGTCCACACTGCCAATTTCTCCCGGCCCCGCTACAAGCTCGCCTATGTCAACACCAACCCCCTGGTGCGCTACGAGCGTTGGCCCGCCGATGTCAGCAAGACGGGTTATCTGGATAAAGCGGGTCGCTGCCTGGTAATGAAAACCGAAGTGGATGGCCGTCCAGTGGTGCTGGTGATGTTGGACTCCTTTGGCAAGCGCAGCCCTATCGGCGATGCCGGTCGCATCAAGCGCTGGTTGGAAACTGGCAATGGCGGTTCAGTGGCCAGCTCGGCCTGGAATTATCAGCGCAATAAATTGGCGGGCTACTTGGCCAAGCAACCCACCGCCAGCCTCAACTAG
- the rimI gene encoding ribosomal protein S18-alanine N-acetyltransferase has translation MAKALRQLSMSSLSEPFPEVLTLADMEACLALSQKSDPHPWQSSVWRRSLRDDHCLGIKIDDRLVSVAVFSLVLDEVSLLNIIVDDHYRGRGLGRELLASGLSWMQQFGAERCVLEVRVSNRPARSLYASMGFAEDGLRKNYYPLGAGREDALLMSVPLPLEFS, from the coding sequence GTGGCAAAAGCTTTGCGCCAGCTTTCTATGAGCTCCCTATCTGAGCCCTTTCCCGAGGTACTGACCCTGGCTGATATGGAAGCCTGCCTGGCGCTGTCACAAAAATCTGACCCCCACCCCTGGCAAAGCAGTGTGTGGCGGCGCAGTTTGCGCGACGATCATTGCCTGGGGATCAAAATCGATGACCGGCTGGTGTCTGTGGCGGTGTTTTCCCTGGTGCTGGATGAAGTGAGTCTGCTGAATATCATTGTCGATGATCACTACCGTGGCCGGGGGCTGGGGCGGGAGTTGCTTGCCTCGGGCCTGTCGTGGATGCAGCAGTTTGGGGCGGAGCGTTGTGTGCTGGAAGTCCGAGTTTCCAACCGCCCCGCGCGGAGCCTGTATGCATCGATGGGCTTTGCCGAGGACGGGCTCAGAAAAAATTATTACCCGCTGGGCGCGGGCCGCGAAGACGCACTGCTAATGTCAGTGCCACTGCCATTGGAGTTTTCATGA
- a CDS encoding succinylglutamate desuccinylase/aspartoacylase family protein, with product MRGQRRPISTLCQLLCMAFMLAPLAASADEQRIKTLEEATQQSSNGLQTPSRRKPSALLAEYPLSDGETPPETAIDLLGHNIQRGSFQRLYWTAGQAVAGLSMPTPVLVAAGIEPGPTLCLTAAVHGDELNGVEAIRRVMFSLESDKLKGTVIGVPIVNMHGFLRTSRYLPDRRDLNRYFPGDPNGSSAARIAHSLFNEVIAHCDRLIDIHTGSFHRTNLTQLRSDLGNEQVKDFSRMFHDVMVLDGAGARGTLRRAAVDAGIPAVTLEAGEPLRLQLKEVNQSVAGIQTVMRQLGMTDEAPGKRPDQTVFYKSTWLRSSQSGVFLTEAKLGQKVSKGDILGTVTDPITNRSTVIRSTVDGKIIGMALNQMVMPGFAAYHIGIATDEKKATAEKVADSVVAEALEPVAEGLKEAAREAAQSAAEKSDNPEDVTAAVREAVKAAAKDTPKIVEESAKEDSKPSNTRNKEERGTGPSAEDTGSRRDSGPAPAPAPETKADKEHSGNPPEDEAEAEDEPPMPELTPPSEQEDHPD from the coding sequence ATGCGAGGACAACGCCGCCCCATTTCCACCCTGTGTCAGTTGCTGTGTATGGCATTCATGCTGGCGCCGCTGGCTGCCAGCGCCGATGAGCAACGCATCAAAACCCTGGAAGAGGCCACCCAGCAAAGCAGTAACGGCCTACAGACACCGAGTCGGCGCAAACCCAGCGCGCTGCTGGCGGAGTACCCCCTGAGTGACGGCGAGACGCCCCCTGAAACGGCCATCGACCTGCTGGGCCACAATATCCAACGGGGCAGTTTCCAGCGGCTTTACTGGACTGCGGGCCAAGCTGTGGCCGGCCTATCTATGCCGACTCCGGTGTTGGTCGCCGCCGGTATCGAGCCAGGTCCCACGCTGTGCCTGACGGCCGCCGTTCACGGCGACGAACTCAACGGTGTGGAGGCTATCCGCCGGGTCATGTTCAGCCTGGAAAGCGACAAACTTAAAGGGACAGTCATCGGCGTTCCCATCGTCAATATGCACGGATTTTTGCGCACCTCTCGCTACCTGCCCGACCGCCGGGATTTGAACCGCTATTTCCCCGGGGACCCCAATGGCAGCTCTGCGGCGCGGATCGCGCACAGCCTGTTTAACGAAGTGATCGCCCACTGCGACCGCTTGATTGATATCCACACCGGCTCCTTTCACCGCACCAATCTGACCCAGCTGCGCAGTGACCTCGGTAACGAGCAAGTCAAAGACTTCAGCCGCATGTTTCACGACGTGATGGTGTTGGATGGCGCCGGTGCCCGGGGCACATTGCGCCGGGCCGCGGTGGACGCCGGCATTCCTGCGGTCACGCTGGAGGCCGGCGAACCGCTGCGGCTGCAACTCAAAGAGGTCAACCAAAGTGTGGCGGGCATTCAAACCGTTATGCGCCAATTGGGCATGACCGATGAAGCCCCCGGCAAACGCCCAGATCAAACCGTCTTTTACAAGTCGACGTGGCTGCGCTCCAGCCAGAGTGGTGTTTTTCTCACCGAGGCCAAGCTGGGCCAAAAGGTCTCAAAAGGCGACATCCTGGGTACAGTGACCGACCCCATTACCAACCGCAGCACCGTCATTCGCTCAACGGTTGATGGCAAAATCATCGGCATGGCTTTGAATCAAATGGTTATGCCCGGCTTTGCTGCCTACCATATCGGCATAGCGACAGACGAGAAAAAAGCCACCGCCGAAAAAGTCGCCGACAGCGTCGTCGCGGAGGCACTGGAACCCGTTGCCGAAGGGCTAAAAGAGGCGGCCCGGGAAGCCGCGCAATCCGCAGCCGAGAAGAGCGACAACCCCGAAGATGTGACGGCCGCAGTGCGTGAAGCGGTGAAAGCCGCCGCCAAAGACACACCGAAGATTGTCGAGGAAAGTGCCAAAGAAGACAGCAAGCCCAGCAATACTCGCAACAAGGAAGAGCGGGGCACCGGCCCCTCCGCTGAGGATACCGGCAGCCGGCGCGACTCTGGCCCAGCTCCGGCGCCGGCACCCGAGACCAAGGCCGACAAGGAGCACAGTGGTAATCCACCCGAGGACGAAGCTGAAGCCGAGGACGAGCCCCCCATGCCGGAGCTTACTCCGCCCAGTGAGCAGGAGGACCACCCCGATTAG
- a CDS encoding metal-dependent hydrolase, whose translation MDPLTQGLLGATAAQNGGSGRRHTVAVSLLGFLAGMAADLDVVIRSPTDPLLFLEYHRQFTHSLVFIPIGGALCGLVLYLLFARRQLSLWQSVFYCTLGYATHALLDACTTYGTQLLWPFSDARIAWNVLSIIDPLYTVPILAACLIAAKGRTWAARLALFWVLAYPAMGWWQHQRAEGAAQQLARERGHDVISLDVKPSFANIVVWKSVYSSGGRYYVDAVRAGRRVTVIPGSSIPQLNLQRDLPWLTPSATQAEDVERFRHFSNGYIALDPEVPNRIIDIRYSLLPHEIDALWSIQLDPQAPEQHVSFQSHRQDSRAKSKTLWHMLRGSPLPSLNSKQIADSQL comes from the coding sequence ATGGATCCACTCACGCAAGGGCTGCTGGGCGCCACCGCAGCGCAAAATGGCGGTAGCGGTCGCCGCCACACCGTGGCGGTCTCCCTGTTGGGCTTTCTTGCCGGTATGGCTGCCGACCTGGATGTGGTGATTCGCAGCCCCACCGATCCCTTGTTGTTTCTGGAATACCATCGCCAGTTCACCCACTCCCTGGTGTTTATCCCCATCGGCGGCGCACTCTGTGGACTGGTGCTTTATCTGTTGTTTGCCCGGCGCCAACTGTCGCTGTGGCAAAGCGTGTTTTACTGCACCCTCGGCTATGCCACCCACGCCCTGCTGGATGCCTGTACCACCTACGGCACACAATTGCTGTGGCCCTTCAGTGACGCCCGCATAGCCTGGAATGTGCTATCCATTATCGATCCACTGTATACAGTGCCCATATTGGCGGCTTGCCTGATCGCGGCCAAAGGCAGAACCTGGGCGGCGCGCTTGGCGCTATTCTGGGTTCTGGCTTATCCCGCGATGGGCTGGTGGCAACACCAGCGTGCCGAAGGCGCTGCCCAGCAACTGGCCAGGGAACGGGGCCACGACGTTATTTCTTTAGACGTAAAGCCCTCCTTCGCCAATATAGTGGTATGGAAGTCGGTGTACAGCAGCGGCGGTCGCTATTACGTGGACGCTGTTCGCGCCGGTCGCCGCGTTACCGTCATCCCCGGCAGCAGCATCCCGCAACTGAACCTGCAACGGGATTTGCCCTGGCTGACGCCGTCTGCCACCCAGGCCGAGGATGTCGAGCGCTTTCGCCACTTTTCCAATGGCTATATCGCCTTAGATCCCGAGGTTCCCAATCGCATCATCGACATTCGCTACTCCCTGCTTCCCCACGAAATCGACGCACTGTGGAGTATCCAGCTCGACCCACAAGCGCCGGAGCAACACGTAAGCTTTCAAAGCCACCGTCAAGACAGCCGGGCCAAGAGCAAAACCTTGTGGCACATGCTGCGGGGTAGCCCCCTGCCATCCCTCAATAGCAAGCAAATCGCCGATAGTCAGCTATGA
- a CDS encoding LLM class flavin-dependent oxidoreductase: protein MTALSVLDLCPIVQGGTAAEALQRSRDLAQLCEQLGYKRYWLAEHHNMRGIASAATALAIAHVAAGTSRIRVGAGGIMLPNHAPLVVAEQFGTLESLYPGRIDLGLGRAPGTDQKTMQALRRNLDGDVEQFPRDVVEILGYFEGDISSPVQAVPGTGLNIPVWILGSSLFGAQLAAALGLPYAFASHFAPAQLDDALALYRERFRPSAHLEHPYVMAGFGVYAAETDREAQMLASSMQQTFVALRRGNPSPLPPPVANYWSSLSVADQHLLKGVMNCSAIGDPDTVREQLRQFIDRTQVDEVIVTSQIFDHQARRDSYRILAEQMSL, encoded by the coding sequence ATGACCGCTCTTTCCGTTCTCGACCTCTGCCCCATTGTTCAGGGCGGCACTGCCGCCGAGGCCCTGCAGCGATCCCGGGATCTCGCCCAGCTCTGCGAACAATTGGGCTACAAACGCTATTGGCTGGCAGAGCACCACAACATGCGTGGTATTGCCAGCGCGGCCACCGCCTTGGCCATTGCCCACGTCGCCGCAGGCACAAGCCGTATTCGGGTCGGTGCCGGCGGTATCATGCTGCCCAACCACGCGCCGCTGGTAGTGGCGGAACAATTCGGCACGCTGGAAAGCCTGTACCCGGGACGTATTGACCTGGGCTTGGGGCGCGCCCCAGGCACAGACCAGAAAACCATGCAGGCTCTGCGTCGCAACCTGGACGGCGACGTCGAACAGTTCCCACGGGATGTCGTGGAGATCCTCGGCTACTTCGAGGGCGATATCAGCAGCCCGGTGCAAGCCGTACCCGGCACTGGCCTCAACATACCGGTATGGATACTGGGCTCCAGTCTGTTTGGTGCGCAACTGGCCGCCGCCCTGGGGCTGCCCTACGCCTTTGCCTCTCACTTTGCCCCGGCGCAGCTCGACGACGCGCTGGCACTGTACCGGGAGCGTTTCCGGCCCTCAGCCCATCTCGAGCACCCTTACGTCATGGCCGGCTTTGGTGTCTATGCTGCCGAAACCGATCGCGAGGCGCAGATGTTAGCCAGCTCGATGCAACAAACCTTCGTGGCCCTGCGCCGGGGTAACCCAAGCCCTCTGCCGCCACCAGTCGCAAACTATTGGTCATCCCTGAGCGTCGCAGACCAACACCTGCTGAAAGGCGTGATGAACTGTAGCGCCATAGGCGACCCAGACACGGTTCGCGAGCAACTGCGGCAATTTATCGACCGCACCCAGGTCGACGAAGTTATTGTCACCAGTCAGATATTCGATCATCAAGCACGACGAGACAGTTACCGCATACTCGCCGAACAAATGTCGCTGTAA